ttagcaTATGTGTCTTAATTTATGAGAAACtcatattttatatgttatcatttataaatatattatctctgttttttacttttttaagttTCTCAATTCAGTCCATATgaagtaaaatttataatagtttCAAGACTTTAATAAAATAGTGATATAATTGtgtttttcaaattataaattcaaattaacactttaaaattgtatttggtattaaaaataaacaagataaaaatatatgaatagactaatatattttttagaatagaatgattaaataattaatttaattaaaattggaaACTTAAACAAAGTttccttttctaaaataattaattctcgGATAATCTAAATTAGGTCTTTGACAAGGGTTGTAACCCATTTCTGGATTCGCTTAATAAGGTTGCAACTAAATTATTcatcatttaaataataaaaaaaattataaattttattaaatctctatattatgttataaattacttgttaaaaaattattcgATCTCCATACCGTATCCCTGAAACTTTTCCCGAGTCAGAATAGTCGACTTGGCACCCCCTCGGACTTTTCGCCTATATTTCGATTCCCGATATTCTCTCACTCCCACACTCGCAAGCACGCTCTTTATCTCCATCTACTATGTGCGCCCATTGCCTACTTGCTCTCATATGGAAGGTGAATTGTGTTGCAAACTTCCAGTTCTATATGTAATTCCATCTTTAGTATCTGATACAAAGAAATTTATTAACTCTTTCCATTTTGATCTGTTTTCAATTACTTATTTTCTCTGCTCTGTCATTCAATAATCCCCACCCTTTCATGGGCACACCTTGTTTCATTTCTTATTGTACAAACGGAACAAGAAACTTTGCTAGGTACCCACATGCAAATTTTGGGTAATTTTTGTTTTTGGGTTGTTGTTTGCTCTGCTATCGAGTTGCACAAGAGAATTTTGCAGGATATTTTGTGGTTGTTTCTGATGGATTTTGCTTCATTGTTGAAGCTTTTAAATCGAAGCAGTGAATTGAAAGGTGGGTTTCTGGTGCTTGGCTGTTTCTCACCGGCTTCTAATGTTTTTGGGTTGTTGTTGATGTTTGGTCTGGGGTTAAAGTTGTTGCAATTTACGTGGCAGGGGAAGGATTTTATTCAGTTTTTATGTGAGATTAGAAGGAAACCAGGCGATAAAAAATATGGGTTTTGTTCAAAAAAGGGATTAGATAAAGTATGTAATTCGAAGACGATGACTTGCAAGAGTAGTTCGTTGAAATTGTTGGTAAGCAATGAGCCTTTGGAACCAGATACTGTTGCTCTTGATGATGACGATTATGGAAGAGAATGTGATGATGATTATGGAAGAAAATATTGTATTGAAGATGAGGAGTTTGATGTAATTTCACTGAGGAGATTGGTCAAAATCGAGAGGTATAGAGCAGAAATGGCTTATGCAGAACTTGAGAAGGAGAGAATGGCTTCTGAATCTGCAGCTGGTGAAGCAATGACAATGATATTGCGGCTTCAAAACGAGAAGAGTTCATTACAAATTGAAGCCAATCAGCAACGTAGATTGGTAGAGCAAAAGGAAGAATATTATCAACAAATGATTCAATCATTGCAAtggaatttaatgaaatatatggAGGGTGATGAAGTGGATCAATTTCAAGGATCTTATGCCAGTTTGAGTTTTGATATTGATTCCACCATGGAAGTTGGCACTGAAGATGTGCAAACAGATGCAGTTGAATAGCCATCTGAAAAAAACAGGTTCAGTTGAAATTGGACCCTGAAGTTAGTAGCATATGAATCTGGTTGATCAAAGTTTGTTAAGCTTTTGCTTCTCTGATATCCATCTATGTAAATGCATTTATGCAAGGAAGCACTAGAAATTAAACATTAAAGCCAGATTTTACTTTGCAGTGGACTTTCCTCCTATCCATTGGAAATCAaatttctctctttctcctcttctctctctAATTTTTGTTTTCCAAACAAAGGAAATGGTAgaaattcaatttcttttctttccccTCTCTCATTTCCCTCTATCCAAACAAGCATTAGGCTTTCATCTCTGGCTTTCTGTGTTGTATTAGTTTTTCAAACCTTAGGCTTTCCTCTGGATTTCTGTGTGGTAAGAATTTTTGTGCATTAGTTGTTCCTCAGGTTTTTGCTTGCATAAATAGATTTAAATGGAAACCTTGGCTTGATAAGATATGGATGTGTTCTGTACTATCTCAGAATCAAAGTAACTTTCATTGGATTCCTGGCTACCTTTTGAAGTTCAGATTTGTTCTACTACTGaggaatttttttctttatggaTTTTGGGGGATGTTGATGCTGTTAAGGAAAAACTGTAGGGATATATCTTTATGAACTGGAATTGCAGAATGGGATTTTTCTGATGGTAGTGATTGAAATAGTAAATTTTAGGAAAAATCTATGCATTAAAAAGGTTTTTTAGTTATGGAAAATCTTAATTTTAGTAACTATTATAAAAAAAGGTCTAAACTGAGTTGATATGGGGGACTGATTAATAAAAGTTTTTACAAAATTGAActgctgaattttttttaaattaaataataaaatatttaactattaaaattattagatcgactaattaaaaatttttttaaaattttaataatattaaaatatatattttaaaagacctgtttgtaaaaaaaattacatttatagtaaaaatttttaattttaaataaaaattcaaatttttaatatattataattgtaatatatttttaaatttatagtaaaaatttttaattttaaataaaaaaatctaattttttaaatatattataactgtaatatatttttaaattaattttaatcaaatttaaattaatttacctgTGAACACcttaaatcataatttttacgatataaataatttattaacgtattttaaaactatataaaatattgattaagattttaaactctaaaattatttaaaattttaaatgaaatttttatttaaataagaaaaaattaaatatcaaattatttatttaataaaaataataacatatgagttaaatttaattaaaattaatttaaaaaattactataattataataaatttaaaaattaaaaatttttaataaaaaattaacaagatataaatataaaaaatcataaaattataattttttaacctTTTTTTATTTACCTCTTTTTGTCTCTGAGTTGTAATTTCTCCTTTTTTATTACTTCTCCCCAATAAAGGTCGGCTCCGAAGCCAATTCAGCAGCCTGTTGTAATTAATCTCTTTGGTAAGCCAGAAATCGAAGTTTGATTGGAGTTTGCACATATGCGCACAAAAGCTTAACTAAGCATTAAAGCAGTGTATAAAAAATCGAGTATGATAATAAGTATCTTCCATGTCGGCTTCAAGGAAATCTGCTGTTTACTATAAGTCAATCAGTActataaaatttctttataatttttaaattttaaatttatcaaaagattatcaaaaatatttttaaaacaatagcaaaattaaaaatttatgctTAATTTGGCTTCTGAATTTTGAGCTAAATTAGGGTTTTCCATTAACTAGtataaatttaatcatttttaaataaaaaaatgacttAATATTCATAAGTCCATTTcagatttaataattaaaaaaagaaaaaaaatcctcAAACTCAGGACCTCAACTGTTCTGAGTAGAATatgatgaaattttaattaaattaaaattgttaattGTCAATTGTCAATGACCTGTTTGTTTCAAACACATTCAAGCTCCGTTCAGCTCCGCACTTCTAATCTTTCATTAGCTCTCGATATCCTGTAGCCAAACACGAACCTCAGTTCGCTAGACTAGCAGATTACACCATGTTTCAATTCTCCCTCCCTGAAGAGGGTTTCCGTTCCTCTGGCGGACGCATCACTGAACTATAGAGAATCAAAAGCCCTATACTTGCCTGACGCCTGTTTCTCGTTTTGCCGGCCGATCGTTGGTCTCGGTATGCATCTGCTCCTGCTTTTACCGTTAATATTTTTCCATTTTGGTCCGGTAAAgaattatggaaagaaaaggaaaaaaaaattgaaatgtcAAATTGTTTTTCTTCTTACTAGAAAAAGCATGTTcattttttacatataaatttattaggtAAGTAACAGTTATGGGTcacattcaatttttatttttattttttttctaaatttcattTGGGCCTTGCAATTATTGTCTACTTAATTGAGAGCATAGTTTTTTTCAAGCtgtgtttgcattttttttcctttccttcTGGATGGATAATTAGGATTGCAGAGGGCTATTGTGTGTTTTTTCCCCTTTCCTGGAGTGCGAGTAAAGCTACACTATTGACTGGTTACTTAGAGGgtggagaaaaaaagaaagaaagaaaccaAATTAGTGTGATGATATGGCAATTGAGAGAGGAATTTCTTTCCTTTCTATTATTTGTGATTATGCTAATTATCTTGTTGACAAGGCATGGGTCTCTAAGCAATTGTGATGACCTTATCATTTAGTAATTGAAAAAAGGAGTAAATTGGTTGTGGAATTTTAGGAGTCTATTTGCCCTTCAAATTGAAAGCAAATTGGCTTGAAGAGGAGAATAAAGACACCCTTTTCTGATGTATAGTTCTACTTTTGCTTGCTTATGCTGGGAATTCATGTTTGTATCTATTTTATGGGAGCATAAGTAAGTGCGTAACAGTATTAATGACAAAAGGGAATCTATCTTCATAGTAGTTACTCCTAAGTTGGGGGATTGCATATTTTATTCTCAACCAAGCACTGCCCATCTTTGTTAGTTATTGTCAACTTTGTGAATATAGTGACATTTTGATTAGCTTAGAATTCATTTCAGTCTTTTCTTTGGACTACAGAAGACATAGAATGATCagaaagtaaatttaaaaaactttctGACTGTGATCTCAGATTATGAAAGAAGAGGTCGCTTCttgaagtaaaataaataactagGGGCCCTTAGGGAAGAGcaggagagaaagaagaagtaaTGCCATTGCTTGAAACAAAGAGAAAATTAGGGTGAGTTAATTTCATCTCCGGGAGAGAGAAGGTGGTGTCAGATGGGAGGTAATACCTTCAAATGCTACCAGAGCCTGGATCGAATGTTGATTTATATATGTGGTTAAGTCATAATGACAACCTCAGGCTAGCTTGATAATTCTCTGTAATTAGTAAATTGCTGAGTTGTGAtatttgtatttttcttttatggcTGAACTGCAGTTGCTGATTTGGCCCCCAATAAAAGATATAGGCATAATCAAACAGATGATTCGAGATACGAATAAGGTGTTTAATGCAGGACTACTTATTTAACAATGGACATTGAAAGTAGTGAAGAGATGAATGAACACCCTCAAATGCTTCCACCTCCACCTGGAACATTTGTAGATCGTGAAGAACTTATACAACATGTTGGAGATTTTGCTGTATCTCAGGGATATGTAGTAACTATTAAGCAATCTAAGAGAGATAGAGTAGTGATCCTTGGATGTGACAGAGGAGGTGTTTATCGTAATAGGCGGAAGGCTATTGATGAATCCACTGCGGATTGTAGCCGCAAAAGAAAAACTGGTTCTCGGCTTACCAACTGTCCTTTTGAGGTTGTGGGTAAGAAAGATGATGGATTGTGGGTACTTACTGTAAAAAATGAAACTCACAATCATGAGCCTCTAAAGGACATTTCAGAACATCCTTCTGCCCGTCGCTTCTCAGAAGGTGAAGTTCAGTTAATTAAAGAGATGACTGAAGCTGGACTAAAACCTCGCCAAATCCTGAAGAGATTGAGACAAAGCAACCCAGATCTTCTGTCCACTCCAAAGCATGTGTACAATGTTAAAGCTAAACTCCGACAAGGAAATATGACAGGTGGTGCTATTTTTCCTATTATTTAATCATCAAGCATCTGTTCTTTATTCCCTTGCATTCATCTTCAGTAGAGGTGGttactattttaaatttttatttgctGTAGTAAGACAATTCAGGTCTTTGAGACCTGAGAAATCTGCTGCAAGGAAAAATTATCTCTCAGTTACAGAGCCATCCTGGAGGCAGCGCTGTCCCACAGTAAGTTCTAGTGAAATGTAGCATATCATGGATAAAAAACTCATCCCAAATGCTAAGAGTTAGATGAAATATAAGAAATATTGATATCTCTCTGACACTTACATGTGCGGCACGCGCATACACACACTCCTTCCAGAAGGTTTTTGTTGTTATGCTGGATTTTAATCTATTGACTAATGTCTCCAGAGGGTTCCCAATCTCATTGGAGGTAAATTTGTTGATTCACAGTCTTTTGCGTCTATTGATGTCATAAATCCCGTAAGTGTAGATAATGCCTTGAaaaattcattcatttattcctcACTGTTATCAATTCACAAATTCAATAATTACTTAGTTATTCCTTACAATTATTTGTGGATATATGACAGGCAACCCAACAAGTTGTTTCTCAAGTTCCTTTGACCACGAATGAGGAATTCAGAGCTGCAGTATTTGCAGCAAAGCGGGCATTTCCATCGTGGAGAAGCACACCAATTACCACCCGTCAACGAATCATGTTCAAGTTCCAAGAGCTTATACAGAGAGACATtgtaaattttagaattttacgTACTTTAGCTTGCAATAAACGGTTGATACgtgctaaaatattttttttcctagGATAAGCTGTCTATGACCATTACTATTGAACATGGAAAGTCTTTAAAAGATGCATATGCTGATGTGTCACGAGGGCTAGGTTAGTGTTTTCATTTATTTACTGTCTATGAACAATCTTGTTTGTGATGCTTGTGCTCAATGAAGTATTGGATGTTCCCTCATAGAGGTGGTGGAACATGCTTGTGGATTGGCAACCCTGCAAATCGGAGAGTTTGTTTCCAACATGTCTAATGGAATTGATACCTACAGCATTAGAGAGCCACTTGGTGTTTGTGCTGGAATTTGCTCATTTGAGTTTCCTGCTATGATCCCACTGTGGGTAAGactattatactcatacattttgttATTAATCGTTCCATGATCTGGCCATAATATTAACTTAGATCATGTGACACATGGGACTGTAATGGTCTCTGTAACTTATGATCTTGAGACATAAACAATGTGATGATGGCTAAAATGGACAAAAAGACCATAATTTGAATAGTCCTATTAGCCCGTCTTGTGATTTTTTAGTATTGTTGCCTTTTCATCATATAGTTGCATTTAAGCTTTTGTCAGTTGATcaagaaaaatgataagaaattTATGTAATATGTTTCTGAGGCTTAATTATATTCTTTCTCTGTTTCAAATTTGTTTATTGGCAGATGTTTCCTGTTGCTGTCACCTGTGGCAATACTTTTATTCTAAAGCCATCAGAAAAGGATCCAGGTTATAGCTAGAGAGATTCCTCATACTATATTCATATCTTATTATTCatgccatgttttatgaaagtattATAGTAAAAGCATTTAACTAGTATAATTggttttatgagttctttgatgAGGAATTATCTAATGCATGACATTGCAGCAAATATGAAGGAGAATTTGTTGGATTTTAAACCTGATCAAGCTTTTGACTTTGATTTCCATTTTGCAAAGAAAATTGCTGCTTCTTGAAAAGTGTACTTTTCTTCTTTACTAGCCTCGGCATGTCAAGCTAGATGTCTGACCTTGTGGCAAGACAtcacttttgtttttttttttccttttactcTCCATCTCTATGTGGTGCTCCCTTCTCTTTTTAGTTGATCAAGTATATTTATCTGCGTGGAGTTCCTAACATGGAGCAAAAGAAAGTTACTAAAAGTAGGAAGCATTTTGAGTCTTCATGAAGTGGGATTATCTTATTTTCTCTATTAGTATTTGTGAACTTAATAAAACGGGACCTAAGAAATTTGTTAGAGAGTAGGTATAATTTTGACTCTCCACCATGTGGAGTGGAACTATATTCTGAATTAGTTATTATGTTCTTCCAAACAAAATATTTGAAAgagtagaaagaaaaaaatgaaaaaagaaaaataaggagGAACTTTTTACTGAATTAGTCATTATGCTCTTCCAAACAAATATCTGtaagaattaaaagaaaaagaaaagaaaaatattggtTCAGCTGCCAAGAACGGAGGTCAGTAAGGATTTAGCATCTTTCTTTTATAAGAAGTTGCAACTTGTTTTTGAATTGCACGCTTCTGTGTTcaatattacaaaataaataaataaataaaatgttgTCTCATGTTATTGCAGGGGCTTCTATGATGCTGGCAGAGTTAGCTATGGAAGCTGGTTTGCCTAATGGTGTCTTAAACATTGTCCATGGCACCAATgtaagttttcactttgttttatAATTTAGCATGGGGTTTTGCTTTGTCCTTAAGATTTCACCAATGTATTTTCCTTTGCCAAACCATGTGAGTGCACTGAAAGATTAAAGTACAACTGACACCATTTATTTCCTTCCCTTTACCATGTACACACATGTCAAAGCATtgaacatttatatttatattttgagaaTGTTTGTGTTAACATTAAAATTCTTCAACTGAATCCGTTTGGTGCATTCCTTATCTGCTTTTTTGTAGTGTTTCttaatgatttttctttttcatttttcagtTCTCATTTTCTTATGTTGCTGTGGTGCAGGATATAATTAATGCTATTTGTGATGATGACGATATTAAAGCTATTTCATTCGTCGGTCCAAACTTAGTAAGTAATTTACAATTGCAGATTTGATACAAGTTGCTGAATTATATCTCTATCTGGTGCATATGATTATACCAATTGCCCAATTTTAATTTCAGCACATGCATCCTGAGGTTTTTGTGTACCTTGGTGGAGTATGATAAAACTTCATGTGTTACTAGATTTGCTGAACAttactggtttatttatttatttcctaCCTTATTGAGATTCTGGGGTCAAAATTACAATCTGCATACAGTCTCATATGGATCCTATGTTAAAAGTTAAAACAGGTAGTCTCTCAAGAAGTAAAAGTTTTTCTTTTGGCCAAATGAATGAACCTTTTCCACTATGGGGAAAACCTATTGAACCCTAATGTCATTTTGACTGATCAAGTCTCCGAGTTTTATTCTTGAAATGGGGAAGTGCAATGTTTCCAACTCAGCATATTGTTTAGCCTCACACCTTAATGCATTTAACAACCAGTtttcataaaaagaaaaatgcatGCTACATTAGCCTTTGGCCCTTTTTGTCTCTTATTATCTCCCTCTGTGCATTTCCATTTTTCTATGTTGAGATTCATGAACATTTTGTTGATGAGAGTGATAATTACAAGCCCCACCTACCTTTGTTTTTATCTGATTGGATCTTCAAGAATGCAGAAGACATAATTCATCTCCTTCAGTATTGATTCTGAAGGATCCATGGTATGATACATTTTACATCTGATAGTTACTAGAAAGCTATATCAGGACAAAACCAGACATCTGTTTGAGATGGCAGTTTATGTGGGTGCCTCATTGGTTGAAGTTGTGGTTGTACCTGTGACTCTGATGGGGATAGGTAGGATAGATGAAATGATGGTCAGTGGTGTTTGGTTTGAAGTTTACTGGAGGATTTTCTTGCATGAGGAAATAATCTTCTCCTTTTTGTCAAGCTGGTAATGAGAGTGACCCTTAATTTTTAACTTCATATTAAGTTCTATTTTCACTTATATTGTATGTCTTTATATGAATAATATATTCTTTGCTTATGAAATGGATTCTTGTGTTCTATGATTAACATGGAAAATGAATGATAGAATCACTTGCCAATGGTCATATGACAAACGAGGCAAGAGCAATTACATTACAGGATGCTGAACATGTCATGTCTATTTAGAGCACATCCTTCTCAGATCTCATGTCCAAAACCTCAGATAATGTTTCTTTGCCTTTGTATGATACTGCAGATATGTTACTTTGATTTCACTGGTTTGCCCTCTATGTGTTCATTGTTCCACTTCTTAAATTTCTCTAAATCTCTCTCCTCTGAAGGATCATGTTTTTCACTGCATCCTTGGTTTGTGACTGCTTAAGCATCTTTCGtgtaaattattgaaaaaatatggaGGGGACCTACCCTAGTGGGCCGTCTCATTGCAACGTGGTTATTTTTGTCTGTGTTATTTTTGGCATTCTCATCCTTATATGCTTTTTGGCTTTGGCTTTTGATTTGATATTTTTGTTGATGGGGAATTACATTTATTGTTGTACTGTTCTTTTAGGCCGGCACATATGTGTATGCAAGGGCATTGGCTAAAGAAAAACGTATCCAGGTAACTTCCACTTCATCTGACTATAATAAATTTCTAGTTCATTTATGGAGCGAGACATTTTACTGTAAGTGCTATGTGGATGTGAATTGGCTGGCTGATTGGTTTTCTTCAGTCCAATGTTGGAGCAAAAAATCACGCAGTTGTCATGCCTGATGCAAGCGTGGATGCCACTTTAAATG
This region of Manihot esculenta cultivar AM560-2 chromosome 10, M.esculenta_v8, whole genome shotgun sequence genomic DNA includes:
- the LOC110623865 gene encoding protein FLOURY 1 isoform X2 produces the protein MCAHCLLALIWKGKDFIQFLCEIRRKPGDKKYGFCSKKGLDKVCNSKTMTCKSSSLKLLVSNEPLEPDTVALDDDDYGRECDDDYGRKYCIEDEEFDVISLRRLVKIERYRAEMAYAELEKERMASESAAGEAMTMILRLQNEKSSLQIEANQQRRLVEQKEEYYQQMIQSLQWNLMKYMEGDEVDQFQGSYASLSFDIDSTMEVGTEDVQTDAVE
- the LOC110623865 gene encoding protein FLOURY 1-like isoform X1, which produces MCAHCLLALIWKLLNRSSELKGGFLVLGCFSPASNVFGLLLMFGLGLKLLQFTWQGKDFIQFLCEIRRKPGDKKYGFCSKKGLDKVCNSKTMTCKSSSLKLLVSNEPLEPDTVALDDDDYGRECDDDYGRKYCIEDEEFDVISLRRLVKIERYRAEMAYAELEKERMASESAAGEAMTMILRLQNEKSSLQIEANQQRRLVEQKEEYYQQMIQSLQWNLMKYMEGDEVDQFQGSYASLSFDIDSTMEVGTEDVQTDAVE
- the LOC110623865 gene encoding protein FLOURY 1-like isoform X3 gives rise to the protein MTCKSSSLKLLVSNEPLEPDTVALDDDDYGRECDDDYGRKYCIEDEEFDVISLRRLVKIERYRAEMAYAELEKERMASESAAGEAMTMILRLQNEKSSLQIEANQQRRLVEQKEEYYQQMIQSLQWNLMKYMEGDEVDQFQGSYASLSFDIDSTMEVGTEDVQTDAVE
- the LOC110623864 gene encoding methylmalonate-semialdehyde dehydrogenase [acylating], mitochondrial isoform X1, translated to MDIESSEEMNEHPQMLPPPPGTFVDREELIQHVGDFAVSQGYVVTIKQSKRDRVVILGCDRGGVYRNRRKAIDESTADCSRKRKTGSRLTNCPFEVVGKKDDGLWVLTVKNETHNHEPLKDISEHPSARRFSEGEVQLIKEMTEAGLKPRQILKRLRQSNPDLLSTPKHVYNVKAKLRQGNMTVRQFRSLRPEKSAARKNYLSVTEPSWRQRCPTRVPNLIGGKFVDSQSFASIDVINPATQQVVSQVPLTTNEEFRAAVFAAKRAFPSWRSTPITTRQRIMFKFQELIQRDIDKLSMTITIEHGKSLKDAYADVSRGLEVVEHACGLATLQIGEFVSNMSNGIDTYSIREPLGVCAGICSFEFPAMIPLWMFPVAVTCGNTFILKPSEKDPGASMMLAELAMEAGLPNGVLNIVHGTNDIINAICDDDDIKAISFVGPNLAGTYVYARALAKEKRIQSNVGAKNHAVVMPDASVDATLNALVAAGFGGAGQKCMALSTIVFVGGLSPWEEKLTSCAKALYVTAGTEPDADLGPVISKQEKERICMLIQTSIDSGAKLVLDGRNILVPGYENGNFMGPTILSDVTVNMECYKEEIFGPVLLCMQADTIEDAINTVNRNKYSNGASIFTASGVTARKFQTEIEVGQIGINVPISVPLPFSSFISSKPSFAGDVNFDGKAGIQFYTQVKTVTQQWKDLLGEDVSAAALPSS
- the LOC110623864 gene encoding methylmalonate-semialdehyde dehydrogenase [acylating], mitochondrial isoform X3 is translated as MDIESSEEMNEHPQMLPPPPGTFVDREELIQHVGDFAVSQGYVVTIKQSKRDRVVILGCDRGGVYRNRRKAIDESTADCSRKRKTGSRLTNCPFEVVGKKDDGLWVLTVKNETHNHEPLKDISEHPSARRFSEGEVQLIKEMTEAGLKPRQILKRLRQSNPDLLSTPKHVYNVKAKLRQGNMTVRQFRSLRPEKSAARKNYLSVTEPSWRQRCPTRVPNLIGGKFVDSQSFASIDVINPATQQVVSQVPLTTNEEFRAAVFAAKRAFPSWRSTPITTRQRIMFKFQELIQRDIDKLSMTITIEHGKSLKDAYADVSRGLEVVEHACGLATLQIGEFVSNMSNGIDTYSIREPLGVCAGICSFEFPAMIPLWMFPVAVTCGNTFILKPSEKDPGASMMLAELAMEAGLPNGVLNIVHGTNDIINAICDDDDIKAISFVGPNLAGTYVYARALAKEKRIQSNVGAKNHAVVMPDASVDATLNALVAAGFGGAGQKCMALSTIVFVGGLSPWEEKLTSCAKALYVTAGTEPDADLGPVISKQEKERICMLIQTSIDSGAKLVLDGRNILVPGYENGNFMGPTILSDVTVNMECYKEEIFGPVLLCMQADTIEDAINTVNRKIQQWSFYIYCIWCNCKEISNRN
- the LOC110623864 gene encoding methylmalonate-semialdehyde dehydrogenase [acylating], mitochondrial isoform X2; the protein is MDIESSEEMNEHPQMLPPPPGTFVDREELIQHVGDFAVSQGYVVTIKQSKRDRVVILGCDRGGVYRNRRKAIDESTADCSRKRKTGSRLTNCPFEVVGKKDDGLWVLTVKNETHNHEPLKDISEHPSARRFSEGEVQLIKEMTEAGLKPRQILKRLRQSNPDLLSTPKHVYNVKAKLRQGNMTVRQFRSLRPEKSAARKNYLSVTEPSWRQRCPTATQQVVSQVPLTTNEEFRAAVFAAKRAFPSWRSTPITTRQRIMFKFQELIQRDIDKLSMTITIEHGKSLKDAYADVSRGLEVVEHACGLATLQIGEFVSNMSNGIDTYSIREPLGVCAGICSFEFPAMIPLWMFPVAVTCGNTFILKPSEKDPGASMMLAELAMEAGLPNGVLNIVHGTNDIINAICDDDDIKAISFVGPNLAGTYVYARALAKEKRIQSNVGAKNHAVVMPDASVDATLNALVAAGFGGAGQKCMALSTIVFVGGLSPWEEKLTSCAKALYVTAGTEPDADLGPVISKQEKERICMLIQTSIDSGAKLVLDGRNILVPGYENGNFMGPTILSDVTVNMECYKEEIFGPVLLCMQADTIEDAINTVNRNKYSNGASIFTASGVTARKFQTEIEVGQIGINVPISVPLPFSSFISSKPSFAGDVNFDGKAGIQFYTQVKTVTQQWKDLLGEDVSAAALPSS